GAGCAGACCATCTACGCGGCCGCTCCTCGCTTTGCAACCGCATTGCTGAATCGCGACTACACTGTGGTCTTCCGCTATCGACCGGTGGCCGGTGCCTCCTATCTCTTCAGCCTCAACGTGCGCCAGCATGGATGGGACTGCTACAAGTTCGAGGTGGACGGCAGTGGCGTGGTGCGCATCGTGAAGGCAAAAATAGGGCAGCCTCCGGAGGTGCTCAGTGCCTCGCCCCCCGGGGTGGCAAAGTTTGGTCAGTGGCAATGGGTGAGGCTCGATGTACGGGGCGAGAGCCCACTGCTGTTGCGGGCAAAGCTGTGGCAGGGGGCGTACAAGGATGAGCCGGCTTTCTACGACGTGGTCGCAAGAGATGCCTCGCCCCTACCTTCTACGCAGCTCAACCTTGCAGTGAACATGGTGCAGCAAGGTGGGGCGCATACTGCACTAGACGACTTTTGCGTGCGGGCAGGTGTGCCTGCCAGTCCCATCTGGCGCTGGGCTAAGCTGAAGGGTGCGGGCGAGGCGTACCAGCACTTTGCCCGCGGAGTCCTCTGGGCGGCCGAGCAGGCGTTGGCGGCCCTGCTGGCGCGCGGCCAGACCACCTGGGCCTTGTACAACAATCTCGGCCTGATCGCCGCGGAAAAGGGACGCTTTGTCGACGCCTTGCAGTGGCTGGCAAAGGCCTATGAGCTGGCGCCTGGGCAAGAGGCGGTGCGTGCCAACGTCGTCGCGGCTTGGGGCGGGCTTGCCCATGATGGGCTGCTGAAGGAAGCCCCTCCTGCGGAGCAGCCTGGGCTGATCCTGGAGACAGACCGCGCCGTGTACAGCACTGCCGAGTCGGGAGAGTTGCAGTGGTGGCTGCTCACTCCCGCGCTCGGTGGCCCGGCCTGCGATTCCCTGCGGGTGGCCATCGAGGACAGTGGCGGGAAGGTCGTCTGGTGCGCTAATCACCCTGTAGCTTTGGGCACAGGCCTCTATGCTCACGGCGCACTGGAATTTGACCCGACGCATCTGGCCGACGGCGACTACAGGGCGGTGCTCTCTGGTGGGGAGAGAAAAACCACTGTGCCGTTTGAGGTCGCGTGCGGTGTTTATCGGGCGGTGCAAGAGAGGGTCGCTGCGCTCAAGCGGCAGGTCGCAGAGGGGCGGCGCGCCTCGGAGGGGGTGCACCCGAACGACTGGGCCAACGTTGAGGTCGCGCTCCTACCCGTGGAGCGGGTCCTCCGCCAGGCGCATGTGCCTGGTATGCTACGCACCCGGCAGCCAGAAATAGCAGCCGCTCTTGCGCAGGCGGAGGCAGCAGTTGCGGCTCTGCGGGCGGGACGGAACCCCTGGCGCAATGCCACCGGCACCTTCTTGCGCGGGTACTATTCCGAGATTGACGGCAGCCTACAGGGCTACGCTCTGCATGTGCCAGATGGCTATGGCGGAGAAAAGCCTTTCCCGCTGGTGGTCAATCTGCACGGATACGACCCCAGCTTCTCCGACTGGCGGGACAATCCGTTTCTGCCGGGCTTTATTCCCGAAGCCACCCAAGGCGGACGCTTTGTTTTGGTCAACCCTTTCGGCCGCGGCAACACGATGTACCAGGACATCGGTGAGCAGGACGTGCTCAGGGTGCTGGCGGAGGTGCAGCGCCTCTACTCCATCGATCCGGACCGCGTTTACCTGACCGGCGGCTCCATGGGGGGTGGGGGCACCTGGTACCTCGGGCTCCGCCATCCTGACCTGTTTGCCGCCATTGCGCCGGTGATGGGCCCGACGGACTATGGCTTCTGGCTGGGGGTGGACAGCGCCTCGACCTCCCCGCTGCAGCGCCACCTGCTCGCCAAGAGGAGCCCGCTCTCCTATGCAGAAAACGCCCGCAATCTGGCGGCGAAATGTGTCCATGGCGCCAAGGACGACATCGTCCCAGTCGAGCAGAGCCGGACGATGGTAGCGCGCTTCCGCCAGCTCGGCTACCCGCTCATCTACACGGAGTACCCCGAAGCTGCGCACGGGGGCTTTCCTGCGCAGATGGAGAAGGACAAGTACGACTGGCTTGCGGAGCAGTCCCGCACGCGCTGGCCGTGCCAGGTCGTCTACAAGACCGCCGACCTCAACCATCCCGGGTCCTACTGGGTGCGCATCGAGCGGTTTGACCATCTCCTGGACTTTGCCACCATTGTGGCCGAGATTACGGAGCAGAATCGCATCAGCGTGCGCACGGACAACGTCAGTCGCTTTCGCCTGGAGGTGCCGCGTGTGCACTGCGAAGCGCACCTGCCTGTCCAAGTGGAGGTGGACGGCGCTCTCTGCTACACGGGAGGAATTCCCCCTACGGGGGCTCTCTGTTTCCAGAAGGCAGAGACCGGGCAGTGGCTGACCTATCCCCAAAATGAAGGGCATGTCGCAGGCAAGCGCCCGGGCCTCGCAGGACCCATTTCGGACGTATTCAACGGCGGATTCCTGGTAGTGTACGGCACCGTGGGCAGGCGGCAGGAGAATGCAGCGGCCAAGGCGGAGGCAGAGGCCTTTGCCGAGCAGTGGCGGCGGTGGCAACACTCGTCCTGCCGGGTCAAGGCCGACCGCCTGGTCACCACCGAGGATATCAGGAACTTCCACCTCGTGCTCATCGGCGGACCGTATTGCAACTTGCTCACCGAGCGAATCCATGGTGAGTTGCCTGTCCAGTTCCTACGCCACGGCGTGCAAGTCGGCAACAAACGATTTTTCGGGGAAGATGTCGGCGCCGCTTTGGTCTACCCCAACCCGCTCAACCCGGAGCGGTATGCGGTCGTGCTGGCAGGGGTCAGCTGGCGCGCCGTGACTGGGGTGTTCAAACGCATCGGCACGGAATTCGACTATGTGGTGTTCGATGCCAGAACGGTGGGACGTCACGCCCTCCAGGGGACAATGACCGTGGAAGGCACGCCGCTACTTTGCGGCTTCTTCAACCAGGATTGGCAGCTCGACGAGCAGTATCAGTGGCAAGCGGACGAGCGCGCGCGCGAGGGGATCGTACCGCGCACCTTCCCGGAACTGAGGGAGGCAGAAAGCGGCAGAGGCACTTTCTATCTGAGCGACCTTGTGCCCGAGCACGTGCAGCAATGGATCGGGGTTCCGGAGCGGGATCGCACCTTCTGGGGAACGCCGCTCAAAGGACCAGGAGGGGCAACCAAAGGGATTGGCGTCTATCCCAATTCGCGCATTCGCTTTCGTCTTGACGGCAGATGGCATCACTTCGGGGCGAGGCTGTGTGTGGACCTGCGTCCGGACACACAAGGAGCGCAGGGCCTGGCGCCGCAGGAGCGTGTGCAATGTGCGGTGTACGGCGACGGGGAGGAGCTGTTCGTCAGCAGATTGATGACTGCTGACTCTGAGCCGGTGGAGGTACGGGTGCCCATCTTCGGCGTGCGGGAGTTGGAGCTGGTGGTGGGCACTACCGCCTGGCTTCCTGGCTCACCACTGGCCGTGAGTTGGGTGGACGCCAAAGTGGAGGGAAGATGACCGGAAAGGAACGCGTATT
This genomic window from Calditrichota bacterium contains:
- a CDS encoding NPCBM/NEW2 domain-containing protein, which produces MSLTWVTSTALFGALALAAQMAHSDGRTPRGDLFWDDFSRPSDEWQDMRVWGFGAWQVKDGTFVSLDDATPEQTIYAAAPRFATALLNRDYTVVFRYRPVAGASYLFSLNVRQHGWDCYKFEVDGSGVVRIVKAKIGQPPEVLSASPPGVAKFGQWQWVRLDVRGESPLLLRAKLWQGAYKDEPAFYDVVARDASPLPSTQLNLAVNMVQQGGAHTALDDFCVRAGVPASPIWRWAKLKGAGEAYQHFARGVLWAAEQALAALLARGQTTWALYNNLGLIAAEKGRFVDALQWLAKAYELAPGQEAVRANVVAAWGGLAHDGLLKEAPPAEQPGLILETDRAVYSTAESGELQWWLLTPALGGPACDSLRVAIEDSGGKVVWCANHPVALGTGLYAHGALEFDPTHLADGDYRAVLSGGERKTTVPFEVACGVYRAVQERVAALKRQVAEGRRASEGVHPNDWANVEVALLPVERVLRQAHVPGMLRTRQPEIAAALAQAEAAVAALRAGRNPWRNATGTFLRGYYSEIDGSLQGYALHVPDGYGGEKPFPLVVNLHGYDPSFSDWRDNPFLPGFIPEATQGGRFVLVNPFGRGNTMYQDIGEQDVLRVLAEVQRLYSIDPDRVYLTGGSMGGGGTWYLGLRHPDLFAAIAPVMGPTDYGFWLGVDSASTSPLQRHLLAKRSPLSYAENARNLAAKCVHGAKDDIVPVEQSRTMVARFRQLGYPLIYTEYPEAAHGGFPAQMEKDKYDWLAEQSRTRWPCQVVYKTADLNHPGSYWVRIERFDHLLDFATIVAEITEQNRISVRTDNVSRFRLEVPRVHCEAHLPVQVEVDGALCYTGGIPPTGALCFQKAETGQWLTYPQNEGHVAGKRPGLAGPISDVFNGGFLVVYGTVGRRQENAAAKAEAEAFAEQWRRWQHSSCRVKADRLVTTEDIRNFHLVLIGGPYCNLLTERIHGELPVQFLRHGVQVGNKRFFGEDVGAALVYPNPLNPERYAVVLAGVSWRAVTGVFKRIGTEFDYVVFDARTVGRHALQGTMTVEGTPLLCGFFNQDWQLDEQYQWQADERAREGIVPRTFPELREAESGRGTFYLSDLVPEHVQQWIGVPERDRTFWGTPLKGPGGATKGIGVYPNSRIRFRLDGRWHHFGARLCVDLRPDTQGAQGLAPQERVQCAVYGDGEELFVSRLMTADSEPVEVRVPIFGVRELELVVGTTAWLPGSPLAVSWVDAKVEGR